A section of the Bacteroidota bacterium genome encodes:
- a CDS encoding metalloregulator ArsR/SmtB family transcription factor: MSRPFAEWDVYKAIADPNRRIVLDFLVRGEQPVSAIQARVVLSQPALSQHLKVLRDVGLVRQRREGRERIYALNPKPLKEISDWIAHYENFWHERLAALGEHLERKHRAGKKK; the protein is encoded by the coding sequence ATGAGCAGACCGTTTGCCGAGTGGGATGTCTATAAAGCGATCGCCGATCCAAATCGGCGGATCGTCCTCGATTTTTTGGTGCGCGGCGAGCAGCCCGTAAGCGCCATCCAGGCGCGCGTGGTGCTGTCGCAGCCGGCGCTATCGCAGCACTTGAAGGTGCTCCGCGATGTGGGGCTTGTTCGGCAGCGCCGTGAAGGACGCGAGCGAATTTATGCGCTGAATCCAAAGCCGCTCAAGGAAATTTCTGACTGGATTGCGCACTACGAGAATTTCTGGCACGAAAGACTTGCGGCCTTGGGCGAACACTTGGAGCGGAAGCATAGGGCTGGAAAGAAGAAGTGA
- the rpsD gene encoding 30S ribosomal protein S4 has translation MARYTDASCKLCRRERQKLFLKGAKCYSEKCPVEKRSYPPGQHGLNRRQKVSEYGVQLREKQKVRKQYGMLETQFRNTFARAQRLRGITGENLVKLLERRLDNVVYRLNLAPSRKAARQLVLHRHITVNGKNVNIPSYLVSPGDTIQVKESSRRLSVVHESLQRTRGDAAVPNWLALDKANLSGVFLAVPERADIPLNANEQLIVELYSK, from the coding sequence ATGGCTCGTTATACCGATGCATCCTGTAAGCTTTGCCGCCGAGAGCGTCAGAAGCTCTTCCTCAAAGGCGCCAAGTGCTACTCCGAAAAATGTCCGGTCGAGAAGCGGTCATATCCGCCCGGACAACATGGCCTGAATCGTCGCCAAAAAGTATCTGAATACGGCGTCCAGCTCCGCGAAAAGCAGAAGGTGCGGAAGCAATATGGAATGCTCGAAACCCAGTTTCGCAACACGTTTGCCAGGGCCCAGCGTCTTCGCGGTATCACCGGTGAGAACCTGGTGAAGCTTCTCGAGCGCCGCCTCGATAACGTGGTGTACCGCCTGAACCTTGCACCCTCGCGCAAAGCCGCTCGACAGTTGGTATTGCATCGCCATATTACTGTCAATGGGAAGAACGTCAACATTCCGTCGTATCTCGTTTCCCCGGGCGATACGATCCAGGTGAAGGAATCGAGCCGCAGGCTTTCTGTCGTTCACGAGTCACTTCAGCGGACCCGTGGCGATGCCGCGGTCCCGAACTGGCTCGCGCTCGATAAGGCAAACTTGTCCGGCGTATTTCTTGCCGTGCCTGAGCGCGCGGACATTCCGCTCAATGCGAACGAGCAGCTAATCGTCGAGCTTTACTCGAAGTAA
- a CDS encoding SRPBCC domain-containing protein: MNKSIIIEEQYPYSPDEVWEALTDQSQLDEWLMHGTFQPRVGAEFELYWSGNDSSKGMTRGKVMEMVRPHKLSYSWDWGADSTLVTFFLEPNASGTKLRLEHTGFVEGKDENVYQGTVSGWMGKLKTSLPASISKRQNAMAK, from the coding sequence ATGAACAAATCGATCATCATTGAAGAACAGTATCCCTACAGCCCTGACGAAGTCTGGGAGGCGCTCACCGATCAGTCGCAGCTCGACGAGTGGCTGATGCATGGGACCTTTCAGCCTCGTGTTGGGGCAGAATTCGAACTCTATTGGTCGGGCAATGATAGCTCCAAAGGAATGACCCGCGGCAAGGTCATGGAAATGGTCAGGCCGCATAAGCTTTCCTACTCTTGGGATTGGGGGGCGGATTCAACGCTCGTGACATTCTTTCTCGAGCCAAACGCCAGCGGCACCAAGCTGCGGCTCGAGCATACCGGTTTCGTCGAGGGCAAGGATGAGAATGTCTATCAAGGGACAGTCTCCGGCTGGATGGGGAAGCTCAAAACATCGCTGCCTGCTTCAATCTCCAAACGGCAGAACGCGATGGCAAAATAG
- the rplQ gene encoding 50S ribosomal protein L17 produces MRHGVKGRKLKRTSSHRAALLSGLATSLLLHKKIRTTEAKAKEMRRYVEPIITRAKRAIALNADSSAPARIHARREIGRVIHDEAAIKALFTEVAPKVAERAGGYTRVIKLGYRHGDNAEMAMLELVDFTGGETTEAPKAKMAKPRPTRNKAKTAEAKLADHEETAAPEAAPKKPRATRKKKAPASE; encoded by the coding sequence ATGAGACACGGAGTAAAAGGAAGAAAGTTAAAGCGCACGTCGAGCCATCGCGCCGCGCTGCTGAGCGGGCTTGCGACATCGCTCCTGCTGCACAAGAAGATCCGCACGACTGAAGCGAAGGCAAAAGAAATGCGCCGATACGTCGAGCCGATCATCACTCGTGCAAAGCGTGCGATCGCACTCAATGCCGATTCCAGCGCGCCGGCACGCATTCACGCTCGCCGCGAAATTGGTCGCGTGATCCATGATGAGGCAGCGATCAAGGCGCTCTTTACCGAAGTCGCGCCGAAAGTTGCTGAGCGTGCTGGTGGTTATACCCGCGTAATCAAACTCGGATATCGCCACGGCGATAACGCCGAGATGGCAATGCTCGAGCTGGTCGATTTCACTGGAGGTGAGACGACTGAGGCGCCAAAAGCCAAGATGGCGAAGCCGCGTCCAACACGCAACAAGGCAAAGACTGCTGAAGCCAAACTGGCCGACCATGAAGAAACTGCCGCTCCTGAGGCAGCGCCGAAGAAGCCTCGTGCTACGCGGAAGAAGAAAGCACCGGCATCGGAATAA
- a CDS encoding DNA-directed RNA polymerase subunit alpha, producing the protein MTNLHMPERIELEELSQTPTFGRFIASPLEEGYGTTLGNAMRRVLLSSIPGTAFTNIRIEGVLHEFSTMKGVVEDVAEIILNLKGVRLRAEQTSSTRILIDVQGPREFKAGDLQEFTPEVEILNPDHHLFTMSATTRVQMELRVGHGRGYVPSDENKTIDAPIGTIAIDSIYTPIVNVRFVVEPTRVGQKTDYERLILEVETDGSITPEEAVTIGGRILRDHVNLFVRFGGPEEEEPVRQIADTETERIRQILLTQVDTLHLSVRSQNCLRAANIKTIGELVRRDERDLLTFRNFGRKSLDELGKIVDSLGLSFGMDVDRYLEQPAEAH; encoded by the coding sequence ATGACCAACCTACACATGCCCGAACGGATCGAACTGGAAGAATTGTCGCAAACGCCGACATTCGGACGGTTCATCGCCTCGCCGCTCGAAGAGGGGTACGGCACAACACTCGGCAATGCTATGCGCCGCGTGCTGCTCTCCTCTATTCCCGGAACAGCATTCACCAATATTCGAATCGAAGGTGTGCTGCACGAGTTCTCGACGATGAAGGGTGTTGTCGAGGATGTTGCCGAGATCATCCTGAATTTGAAAGGAGTCCGACTGCGCGCCGAGCAGACTTCGAGCACGCGCATCCTGATCGATGTGCAAGGACCGCGCGAGTTTAAGGCTGGCGATTTGCAGGAGTTCACGCCGGAAGTCGAGATCCTCAATCCGGATCATCATCTTTTTACGATGTCCGCAACCACGCGCGTCCAGATGGAATTGCGTGTCGGTCACGGTCGTGGATACGTGCCCTCCGATGAGAACAAGACAATCGACGCCCCAATCGGCACGATTGCGATCGATTCGATTTATACCCCAATCGTCAATGTCCGCTTCGTTGTCGAACCAACGCGTGTTGGACAAAAGACCGACTACGAGCGTCTGATCCTGGAAGTTGAGACTGATGGCTCGATCACCCCGGAAGAGGCCGTCACCATCGGCGGACGCATCCTCCGCGACCACGTCAACCTATTCGTCCGCTTTGGCGGCCCCGAAGAGGAAGAACCAGTGCGCCAGATTGCCGATACCGAGACCGAGCGCATTCGCCAGATTCTTTTGACGCAGGTCGACACCCTGCACCTTTCGGTCCGCTCGCAGAATTGCTTGCGCGCCGCGAACATCAAGACGATTGGCGAACTTGTTCGCCGCGATGAGCGCGATCTGCTCACGTTCCGCAACTTTGGCCGCAAATCGCTCGACGAGCTTGGTAAGATCGTCGATTCACTCGGCCTCTCCTTCGGAATGGATGTCGATCGCTACTTGGAACAACCGGCAGAGGCCCACTAA
- the rpsM gene encoding 30S ribosomal protein S13, whose amino-acid sequence MARIAGIDLPKNKRSVVGLTYIYGIGKTSAHKILAAAGIPDDKKVADLTEDEVTNVRQILTTDFKVEGVARSEMQLAIKRLMDIGSYRGLRHRKGLPVRGQRTRTNARTRKGRRKTVAGKKKATK is encoded by the coding sequence ATGGCTCGAATAGCAGGTATCGATCTTCCGAAGAACAAGCGGTCCGTCGTCGGGCTGACCTACATTTACGGCATCGGCAAGACGTCGGCCCACAAGATTTTGGCGGCCGCCGGCATCCCGGACGATAAGAAAGTCGCCGATCTGACCGAAGATGAAGTCACGAATGTGCGTCAGATTCTGACCACTGACTTTAAGGTCGAGGGTGTCGCCCGCAGCGAGATGCAACTCGCGATCAAGCGACTCATGGATATTGGCTCGTATCGTGGACTCCGGCACCGCAAGGGCCTTCCAGTCCGCGGACAGCGTACGCGGACCAATGCCCGCACCCGTAAGGGTCGTCGCAAGACCGTCGCAGGAAAGAAGAAAGCAACCAAGTAA
- the infA gene encoding translation initiation factor IF-1: MAKQGAIKVDGVIDEVLPNASFRVKLENGHKILAHVAGKMRMNFIKILQGDRVTVELSPYDLNKGRITYRYK, translated from the coding sequence ATGGCGAAACAAGGGGCGATCAAGGTCGATGGCGTGATCGATGAAGTACTGCCGAACGCGAGTTTTCGCGTGAAGCTCGAGAACGGCCATAAGATTCTGGCCCATGTGGCCGGCAAGATGCGGATGAACTTCATCAAGATCCTGCAGGGTGACCGTGTGACCGTCGAGCTTTCGCCATACGATTTGAACAAAGGACGCATCACGTATCGGTATAAATAA
- the rpsK gene encoding 30S ribosomal protein S11, translating to MAKTASGSKKKKTAESKGVAHVKATFNNVMITLTDPQGNTLSWATAGKMGFKGSRKNTPFAAQVSAESAAKEAFDMGLRKVDVLIKGPGSGREAAVRALQTAGIEVLTIKDITPMPHNGCRPPKKRRV from the coding sequence ATGGCAAAAACAGCAAGCGGATCGAAGAAGAAGAAGACAGCGGAGTCCAAGGGCGTTGCGCATGTCAAGGCGACGTTTAACAACGTGATGATTACGTTGACAGACCCGCAGGGCAACACCCTTTCGTGGGCGACTGCCGGCAAAATGGGCTTCAAGGGCTCGCGCAAGAACACACCGTTCGCCGCGCAGGTCTCGGCGGAGAGCGCCGCGAAGGAAGCCTTCGATATGGGCCTTCGGAAGGTCGATGTGCTGATCAAGGGACCGGGTTCGGGCCGTGAGGCCGCCGTCCGCGCATTGCAGACTGCAGGCATTGAAGTCCTGACGATTAAGGACATCACGCCCATGCCGCACAACGGCTGCCGTCCACCAAAGAAGCGACGCGTTTAG
- a CDS encoding TlpA disulfide reductase family protein yields MSRIQNHRLSILHAAILCISGFGYVSFFSGCSTPSAPDPLIFKEEYAGNVSAFYGTHGPARDSANDPAAPDFYWRSSSGALDSLSGQAGKIVLLNFWATWCGPCKAEIPGLQAIAKKYSPDSVIVIGVSVDNNGYAFGKVSSYCQQNGDTYQMVIDSDYHIYQLWAVDGYGQNFDIPYTFLLRPSGTIAKYFVGEQPEATFVDAIDKLR; encoded by the coding sequence ATGAGTCGCATACAAAACCATCGACTTTCAATACTTCATGCAGCAATACTCTGCATTAGCGGCTTTGGCTACGTTTCATTCTTTTCCGGATGTTCGACTCCGTCGGCGCCTGATCCGCTGATCTTTAAGGAAGAGTATGCCGGCAATGTCTCCGCATTTTATGGTACGCATGGCCCAGCTCGGGACAGCGCGAACGATCCGGCAGCACCGGATTTTTATTGGCGATCGAGTTCAGGCGCCCTCGACTCCCTTAGTGGTCAGGCTGGCAAGATTGTGCTTCTAAATTTCTGGGCGACCTGGTGCGGTCCGTGCAAGGCCGAAATCCCCGGCCTCCAGGCGATCGCCAAGAAATACTCTCCCGACTCCGTTATTGTCATCGGTGTTTCCGTTGATAATAATGGATATGCGTTCGGGAAAGTATCCAGCTATTGCCAACAGAACGGCGACACGTACCAGATGGTCATCGACTCCGATTATCACATCTATCAGCTCTGGGCGGTCGATGGCTATGGCCAGAATTTCGATATTCCATATACATTCCTTCTCCGGCCGTCCGGAACAATCGCCAAGTATTTTGTCGGCGAGCAACCCGAGGCAACGTTCGTCGATGCGATCGACAAACTGCGGTGA
- a CDS encoding TIM barrel protein, with amino-acid sequence MQLKIYKSLWGMTGPLEAQFERTKAAGYDGIESATQEIQNAPLFQQLLRDHEFEYISLVYTEGPDHAEDFKRLANNALEFNPKKIVAHAGRDTMSYVKQVRFLESCLRIEEEIGIPIAHETHRRRPLFSPMNALAILRELPELRVNVDFSHWCVVTESLLEDHEQAIAIAAERSIHVHGRVGYENGPQVPDPRVPEWERCVTRHEAWWNLAIVAHRLRGEAELTFVPEYGPPSYMHTEPATGQPVANLWDVCLWSAERFRRQFEASGS; translated from the coding sequence ATGCAACTCAAGATATACAAGTCCCTTTGGGGCATGACTGGGCCGCTCGAAGCGCAATTCGAGCGCACTAAGGCCGCTGGTTATGATGGAATCGAGAGCGCAACCCAGGAAATTCAGAACGCTCCCCTGTTCCAGCAACTCCTACGCGATCACGAGTTCGAGTACATCTCACTCGTCTATACCGAAGGTCCGGACCACGCGGAAGATTTCAAGCGGCTCGCAAATAATGCGTTAGAGTTCAATCCAAAGAAGATCGTCGCGCATGCAGGACGTGACACGATGAGCTATGTAAAGCAAGTCCGATTTCTGGAATCCTGCTTGCGAATCGAAGAAGAAATTGGCATCCCCATCGCGCACGAGACGCACCGGCGGCGACCGCTCTTCTCGCCAATGAATGCGCTGGCCATTCTTCGAGAGTTACCAGAGTTGCGCGTCAACGTGGATTTCAGTCACTGGTGCGTGGTCACGGAATCTTTGCTCGAAGATCACGAGCAAGCCATTGCGATCGCTGCAGAGCGCTCTATTCACGTTCATGGGCGCGTCGGCTACGAGAATGGCCCGCAGGTCCCCGATCCACGAGTCCCGGAATGGGAGCGATGTGTTACTCGCCACGAAGCCTGGTGGAATCTTGCGATTGTGGCCCACAGGCTGCGTGGTGAGGCTGAGTTGACCTTCGTCCCGGAATATGGCCCGCCGAGCTACATGCATACGGAGCCCGCTACGGGCCAGCCGGTGGCAAACCTATGGGATGTTTGTCTTTGGTCAGCGGAGCGCTTCAGGCGCCAGTTTGAGGCCTCTGGGAGCTAA
- a CDS encoding SRPBCC domain-containing protein, translating to MQKSIIIEQHYPCSPDEVWDALTDQSQISEWLSDSTFEPRLGAEFEFRWSKDGQSGVTHCKILELVRPQKLSYTWEKPSWSTNVTVVTYYLEASNGGTILRLEHVGFVEGKDDQVYQGATNGWDEKLAALSQHLNRISRPMEASSQI from the coding sequence ATGCAAAAATCAATTATCATCGAACAACACTATCCCTGCAGCCCGGATGAAGTCTGGGATGCGCTTACGGATCAATCACAGATCAGCGAATGGTTGTCTGATAGCACCTTCGAGCCACGACTCGGAGCCGAGTTTGAATTCCGTTGGTCAAAGGATGGTCAATCGGGTGTCACGCACTGCAAGATACTTGAATTGGTCAGACCACAGAAGCTCTCCTATACTTGGGAGAAGCCCTCGTGGAGCACGAACGTCACGGTCGTCACCTACTATCTCGAAGCCAGCAATGGTGGCACCATACTCCGCCTTGAACACGTCGGCTTCGTCGAAGGCAAGGACGATCAGGTCTATCAAGGAGCCACCAACGGCTGGGACGAAAAACTCGCAGCGCTCAGCCAACACCTCAATCGTATTAGCCGCCCAATGGAGGCTAGCTCACAAATTTGA
- a CDS encoding PIG-L family deacetylase, with protein sequence MIRKTCIALLFFVVSLPALAQRGTKVLIVDAHPDDETAYAATIYKLTHELGGSVDLCVITNGEAGYKYSTLAEPYYQLKLTNEDTGRKYLPRIRHQELENAGTIIGLGKIYFLDQRDNRYTLNPHEVLDSNWNIPFVKSRLQQILGDGHYDFVFTLLPTDSTHGHHKAASILALEAVKDFRGPHPIILAGSNSKKGVTPRMAYGLAEFPITHIASGQPEFSFDRTQSFGFHHALNYKIVVNWEIAEHKSQGTMQLGMNEGDIEDYYYYDINPPEGRMKAKALFDALAKNYYPEVTYPGIK encoded by the coding sequence GTGATTCGAAAAACATGCATTGCACTTCTTTTCTTCGTCGTCTCTCTGCCCGCGCTCGCTCAGCGTGGGACCAAGGTGCTTATCGTCGACGCGCATCCCGATGATGAGACGGCATACGCCGCGACTATCTATAAGTTGACACATGAGCTCGGAGGCTCGGTCGATCTTTGTGTCATTACCAATGGGGAGGCGGGATACAAGTACTCGACTTTGGCCGAACCATATTATCAACTAAAACTAACGAACGAAGACACGGGTCGAAAGTATCTTCCCCGAATTCGTCATCAGGAGCTGGAAAACGCCGGGACGATCATCGGGCTTGGCAAAATCTATTTTCTCGACCAGCGTGATAATCGATATACGTTGAATCCGCACGAAGTACTGGATAGCAACTGGAATATTCCATTCGTAAAATCCCGGCTCCAGCAGATCCTCGGCGATGGCCATTATGATTTCGTGTTTACGCTGCTTCCAACCGATTCGACTCACGGGCATCATAAAGCGGCCTCAATCCTTGCGCTCGAAGCGGTAAAGGATTTCCGAGGCCCGCATCCGATTATACTTGCTGGTAGCAATTCGAAGAAGGGCGTGACGCCACGGATGGCGTATGGTCTTGCGGAATTCCCGATCACACACATTGCGAGCGGTCAGCCGGAATTCTCGTTCGATCGGACGCAGAGCTTTGGATTTCATCACGCGCTAAATTATAAGATCGTTGTCAACTGGGAGATCGCCGAGCATAAATCGCAAGGCACTATGCAACTCGGCATGAATGAAGGGGACATCGAGGATTATTATTATTACGATATCAATCCACCGGAAGGACGAATGAAGGCCAAAGCCCTGTTCGACGCACTCGCGAAAAATTACTATCCGGAAGTCACGTATCCCGGTATTAAGTGA
- a CDS encoding T9SS type A sorting domain-containing protein, which yields MMNPNNFTIKENQAMRKRYGSWAAAIVLAVLAVFSDITPVQAQKPPVFYPTISLRNWGGRSTWDGVQRVPAPNYPGNRYFLVPVYVYNEVDTTFNPNIGPAVGGSPQVGQHLEPIRSFSFQLYYSSQGFILDSTQGNPIVMVGPGPLDTGRAKTFFTRYSDQQVNSPLNQNPYLRVIRVAGAGSVPLWNSPPTTNPNPSDTTVLLWLRFRVLPNAVQGSIIFLDSARFNDKLGDNLGGAPGFGAKYQFPYPPPSVQTVTYDYTHGNLGGGNSQTAGSPPWPGQGDVEISAQPAMILQPGNQLLPLDNNLYPLNLQLATDLTYDPANPQTVQRGLQLRDAIGLTELDNVNISSDQKWLTISLSAGGSALQTQYIKQINYGSLPSSQVQQFFLNVSNPQQYPPGIYYATVTFTADGAVNAPMKLYVKFIRLANPNEPQAGNGTGIRLNITNSCVPTCTSTLAFGTGPGASEALDLLYGEQLVKISDTINADTLGQCFAWFRPQNTAVDAKYQTPDFIGITRDIRSPNTDTTLIYEVDFMTGGASCYPVKVCVNPSDFPAGGRILLAFTLNGGQQPIDLRNATPDGNGNMCVTIVDHTINHFYILYTPGTIASLATFLEKYSWNLISLPVIPPNPDPKIIFPRAAGVPWQYSSFSSWSSATSLEFGRGYMIRYGGFIGTDGVVAGTLSPAGVGSTSVDNVKIDEGWNSVGAASYPSDETNIVLKPIPGSNQVPNLVSDVWEFDPHSGYFTSAFLVPGRGYFIKVDASGIYSLQNVIAPPPHSMAHQTNGSGKITESLTGQLSNVLLSDANGNGQTLYFGHASTSVPESHFEMPSQFQAFDARFATNSGMMSYNHSSYTVNVRASNYPVTMKFSNLTGTVEVRDDEGALLGTATGNGFVTISDASVKQVTIAEKQSSAPVAGGLSYRLDQNTPNPFAPVTTIRFATPQEQPVSLVVYNEMGEVVQTLVSGVLPAGDHMALFDATNLPAGAYYYTLKAGSFVQTERMTVGK from the coding sequence ATGATGAACCCTAACAATTTTACAATCAAGGAGAATCAAGCCATGCGCAAGCGTTACGGCTCATGGGCGGCAGCTATCGTGCTTGCTGTCCTTGCGGTGTTCAGCGATATCACGCCGGTTCAGGCCCAGAAGCCGCCCGTTTTCTATCCGACTATTTCGCTCCGTAACTGGGGTGGCCGGTCAACTTGGGACGGTGTTCAGCGGGTGCCAGCTCCGAATTATCCGGGCAACCGCTACTTCCTCGTTCCGGTCTATGTCTATAACGAGGTAGATACGACGTTCAACCCGAATATTGGTCCAGCCGTTGGTGGCTCGCCACAAGTCGGCCAGCATCTCGAGCCGATTCGGAGCTTCTCATTCCAGTTGTATTACTCGTCGCAGGGTTTTATCCTTGATTCGACACAAGGTAATCCAATTGTAATGGTAGGACCTGGTCCGCTCGATACAGGTCGTGCGAAGACCTTTTTCACGCGATACTCTGATCAGCAGGTCAATAGTCCGCTGAATCAGAATCCGTACTTGCGCGTGATTCGCGTTGCTGGCGCCGGATCCGTTCCACTGTGGAATTCCCCGCCTACCACGAATCCGAATCCTTCGGATACGACGGTGCTGCTCTGGCTTCGCTTCCGCGTATTGCCGAATGCGGTACAGGGAAGTATCATCTTCCTCGATTCCGCTCGCTTCAATGATAAGCTCGGCGATAATCTCGGTGGCGCACCGGGCTTTGGAGCCAAGTATCAATTCCCATATCCCCCGCCGTCGGTCCAGACTGTGACCTATGATTACACGCACGGTAATCTTGGTGGTGGTAATTCGCAGACCGCTGGTTCACCGCCATGGCCTGGTCAGGGTGATGTTGAAATTTCCGCTCAGCCAGCTATGATTCTTCAGCCGGGCAATCAGTTGCTTCCGTTGGATAACAACTTGTACCCCCTGAACTTGCAGCTTGCAACTGACCTGACATACGATCCGGCGAATCCCCAAACAGTGCAGCGTGGCCTTCAGCTTCGTGACGCTATCGGGTTGACTGAACTTGACAATGTCAATATCTCCTCTGACCAAAAGTGGCTTACGATTTCGCTTTCGGCCGGTGGTTCTGCTCTGCAGACGCAGTACATCAAGCAGATCAACTATGGCTCATTGCCATCATCGCAGGTCCAGCAGTTCTTCTTGAACGTGAGCAATCCGCAGCAATACCCGCCAGGTATTTACTACGCGACGGTGACCTTTACCGCGGATGGTGCGGTAAATGCACCGATGAAGCTTTACGTCAAGTTCATCCGTCTTGCAAATCCAAACGAGCCACAGGCCGGCAACGGTACCGGTATTCGTCTTAATATTACGAATAGCTGTGTGCCGACATGCACAAGCACGCTCGCTTTTGGTACTGGCCCAGGTGCCAGTGAGGCGCTCGATCTGCTTTACGGCGAACAGCTTGTAAAAATCTCCGATACGATCAATGCTGATACACTCGGTCAGTGCTTCGCTTGGTTCCGCCCGCAGAATACGGCCGTGGATGCGAAGTATCAGACGCCGGACTTCATTGGAATTACGCGCGACATTCGCTCGCCGAATACCGATACAACGCTTATTTATGAAGTTGACTTTATGACCGGTGGCGCCTCGTGCTATCCTGTTAAGGTTTGCGTTAACCCATCGGATTTCCCAGCGGGCGGACGTATTCTGTTAGCGTTTACCCTCAATGGCGGACAACAGCCGATTGATCTGCGTAACGCAACACCGGATGGCAATGGTAACATGTGCGTCACGATCGTCGACCACACAATCAACCATTTCTACATTCTCTATACACCAGGTACGATCGCTTCACTCGCGACCTTCCTTGAGAAGTATAGCTGGAATTTGATCTCCTTACCTGTGATTCCACCGAATCCTGATCCGAAGATTATTTTCCCTCGCGCAGCCGGTGTGCCGTGGCAGTATAGCTCGTTTAGCAGCTGGTCTTCGGCGACATCGCTTGAATTCGGCCGCGGTTATATGATTCGCTACGGTGGCTTCATCGGTACAGATGGTGTTGTGGCTGGCACGCTTTCTCCTGCTGGCGTCGGTTCCACGTCTGTCGACAATGTGAAGATCGATGAAGGTTGGAATTCGGTCGGCGCTGCGAGTTATCCCAGCGATGAGACGAACATCGTCCTGAAGCCGATTCCGGGTTCGAACCAAGTTCCAAACCTCGTCAGCGATGTATGGGAGTTCGATCCACACAGCGGATACTTCACCAGCGCGTTTCTCGTGCCGGGCCGTGGCTACTTCATTAAGGTGGATGCCTCGGGTATCTATTCGCTCCAGAACGTGATTGCACCTCCGCCGCACAGCATGGCACATCAGACGAACGGCTCTGGCAAGATCACCGAATCATTGACAGGTCAACTTTCGAATGTACTCTTAAGTGATGCGAATGGCAATGGCCAGACGCTGTACTTCGGACATGCCTCGACATCGGTGCCAGAAAGCCACTTTGAGATGCCGTCACAATTCCAGGCATTTGATGCGCGCTTCGCAACAAATAGCGGAATGATGAGCTACAATCACTCTAGCTACACTGTGAATGTTCGCGCCAGCAACTATCCTGTCACCATGAAGTTCTCGAATCTGACCGGTACGGTCGAGGTTCGTGACGATGAGGGTGCGCTCCTTGGAACGGCAACGGGCAATGGCTTCGTGACCATTTCCGACGCGAGCGTCAAACAGGTTACAATTGCTGAAAAGCAGAGCAGTGCTCCTGTTGCCGGTGGCCTCAGCTACCGTCTCGACCAGAACACGCCAAACCCATTTGCTCCAGTGACGACGATTCGTTTCGCCACGCCGCAGGAACAGCCGGTTTCGCTTGTTGTCTACAATGAGATGGGCGAAGTAGTCCAAACTCTGGTTAGCGGAGTCTTGCCTGCTGGCGATCATATGGCGCTATTTGATGCTACGAATCTTCCTGCGGGTGCGTATTACTACACGCTCAAGGCTGGCAGCTTCGTTCAGACAGAACGCATGACAGTTGGAAAGTAA
- the rpmJ gene encoding 50S ribosomal protein L36, with protein MKVQASVKKRCENCKVITRKGVVRVICKTNPKHKQRQG; from the coding sequence ATGAAAGTCCAGGCATCAGTGAAGAAACGCTGCGAAAACTGCAAGGTAATTACCCGTAAGGGCGTCGTGCGCGTAATCTGCAAGACGAATCCGAAGCACAAGCAGCGTCAGGGATAG